The following proteins come from a genomic window of Sorex araneus isolate mSorAra2 chromosome 1, mSorAra2.pri, whole genome shotgun sequence:
- the LOC129402541 gene encoding ras-related protein Rab-19-like translates to MDENFDFQFKVIVIGDSGVGKTCVVQTFAYGVYTDDQQSTIGLDFILRSMDIDGKKVKMQVWDTAGQEHFRTITRSYYRGVDAAIIAYDITRRSSFESVPHWIDDVKMYGDADTVIMLMGTKSDLCERQQVPFEEACALAENFSLLDALETSAKESRNINEAFELMARLLIARNSLSPLSSVFYSMNIVMAACGQGSQGSGAACHSPSPSEEGRVPLLASLHSQTGQDRRSEYPRGPSALTEE, encoded by the exons ATGGACGAGAACTTCGACTTCCAGTTCAAGGTCATTGTCATCGGGGACTCTGGCGTGGGCAAGACGTGTGTGGTGCAGACCTTCGCCTACGGGGTCTACACCGATGACCAGCAGAGCACCATCGGCTTGGACTTCATCTTGCGTTCCATGGACATCGATGGCAAGAAAGTGAAG ATGCAGGTGTGGGACACGGCGGGCCAGGAGCACTTCCGGACCATCACTCGGAGCTACTACCGCGGGGTGGACGCGGCCATCATCGCCTACGACATCACACGGCGCTCCTCGTTCGAGTCTGTTCCGCACTGGATTGACGATGTGAAGATGTACGGAGACGCCGACACGGTCATCATGCTGATGG ggacCAAGTCTGACCTGTGCGAGAGGCAGCAGGTGCCGTTCGAGGAAGCCTGTGCGCTGGCGGAGAATTTCAGCCTTCTGGACGCGCTCGAAACCTCGGCCAAGGAGTCCAGGAACATCAACGAGGCCTTCGAGCTCATGGCCAGGTTGCTGATCGCCCGCAACAGCCTGTCCCCGCTAAGCAGCGTCTTCTACTCCATGAACATTGTGATGGCCGCCTGCGGCCAGGGCTCCCAGG GGTCCGGAGCTGCTTGCCACTCGCCTTCCCCCTCCGAGGAGGGCCGAGTCCCTCTGCTGGCCTCCCTGCACAGCCAGACTGGACAGGACAG ACGGTCTGAGTACCCCAGGGGCCCTTCGGCCCTGACTGAAGAGTGA
- the LOC101549369 gene encoding ras-related protein Rab-19: MALDDNFDFQFKVILIGDFTVGKTCVVHHFASGVCREAQQSTIGVDFILRSLDIDGKKVKMQVWDTAVQESYRAITRSYYRRVDAAIIAYDITLRSTFGSVPYWIDEVKMYRDTDTVIMLIGTKSDLWEKRQVLFEEALALAENFSLLAALETSAKESRNINEAFELMARVLIASNSLSALSSVPNSTAIVLAPRSQGSQELLYSTAHDPLPHNMDPRHTPPRHRATMKAEMPPGPDFGDNADPRACFRIP; the protein is encoded by the exons ATGGCCCTGGACGACAACTTCGACTTCCAGTTCAAGGTCATTCTCATCGGGGACTTCACCGTGGGTAAGACGTGCGTGGTGCACCACTTCGCCTCCGGGGTCTGCAGGGAGGCACAGCAGAGCACCATTGGCGTGGACTTCATCTTGCGTTCCCTGGACATCGACGGCAAGAAAGTGAAG ATGCAGGTGTGGGACACCGCAGTCCAGGAGAGCTACCGGGCCATCACTCGGAGCTACTACCGCAGGGTGGACGCGGCCATCATCGCCTACGACATCACGCTTCGCTCCACCTTCGGGTCTGTTCCATACTGGATTGACGAGGTGAAGATGTACAGAGACACCGACACGGTCATCATGCTGATAG ggaCCAAGTCTGACCTGTGGGAGAAGCGGCAGGTGCTGTTCGAGGAAGCCTTAGCGCTGGCGGAGAATTTCAGCCTCCTGGCGGCGCTCGAGACCTCGGCCAAGGAGTCCAGGAACATCAACGAGGCCTTCGAGCTCATGGCCAGGGTGCTGATCGCCAGCAACAGCCTGTCCGCCCTGAGCAGCGTCCCCAACTCCACGGCCATCGTGCTGGCCCCCCGCTCCCAGGGCTCCCAGG AGCTCCTGTACAGCACCGCGCACGACCCCCTTCCGCACAACATGGACCcccgccacaccccaccccggCACAGGGCCACAATGAAGGCTGAGATGCCTCCAGGACCAGATTTTGGGGACAACGCTGACCCCAGAG CTTGTTTCAGGATCCCCTAG